Proteins encoded by one window of Acetivibrio thermocellus ATCC 27405:
- a CDS encoding polysaccharide biosynthesis protein, translated as MKQKIRANGLIAIDVFLVNISLVIAYLLRFDLNYANIPERFIEPLVKLAVISTVVKLITYAVMKLYNSLWKYAGIYEVVMVIAASFISNSIMISYVFLSQTPVPRSIFLICILTDIALIGGVRFAYRVFRRIVKGEMIRFTNSKRVLIAGAGDAGAIIVKEMKSHPKLKSTPVAFVDDDKYKIGKKISGVPVVGETKDVSEIIQKLQIDEVIIAMPSASHKKINDIYTGCAQTNCKVKILPSVSQLIDESVVMQKIRDVNIEDLLGREPVHLDIEEIGSYLKDRVVMVTGGGGSIGSELCRQIANFLPKRLVILDNYENNAYDIQNELLYKHPDLKLDTVIANIREKQRMENIFKKYRPDVVFHAAAHKHVPLMEDNPTEAIKNNVFGTLNVAECADKYGTKRFVLISTDKAVNPTNIMGATKRIAEMIIQAMNENSKTEFVAVRFGNVLGSNGSVVPLFKKQIERGGPVTVTHPEITRFFMTIPEAVQLVLQAGAMAKGGEIFVLDMGEPVKISELARNLIRLSGFEPDVDIKIEYIGLRPGEKLYEELMLSEEGLLATKNDKIYVTKPVHIDFKVLQRELDCLKDIMVTNSEEISEYIKLIVPTYKKAGNGN; from the coding sequence ATGAAACAAAAGATTAGAGCAAATGGATTAATTGCAATTGATGTGTTTTTAGTAAATATATCGCTTGTTATTGCATATCTTTTGAGGTTTGACTTAAACTATGCAAATATTCCGGAACGTTTTATCGAACCCTTGGTAAAGCTCGCCGTAATTTCAACAGTTGTTAAACTTATAACTTATGCTGTGATGAAGCTTTACAACAGTTTGTGGAAGTATGCGGGAATATATGAAGTGGTTATGGTTATAGCTGCTTCATTTATCAGCAATTCAATAATGATAAGCTATGTGTTTTTATCCCAAACGCCCGTACCTCGAAGTATATTCCTGATATGCATCTTGACGGATATTGCCCTGATTGGGGGAGTACGGTTTGCTTACAGGGTGTTTAGAAGAATTGTCAAAGGGGAAATGATTCGTTTTACAAATTCAAAGAGGGTGCTGATTGCAGGCGCCGGGGACGCCGGCGCGATAATTGTGAAGGAAATGAAGTCCCATCCTAAACTTAAAAGCACTCCGGTGGCGTTTGTAGATGACGATAAATACAAAATAGGCAAAAAAATCAGCGGAGTGCCTGTGGTGGGTGAGACAAAGGATGTTTCAGAAATAATACAGAAGCTGCAGATAGACGAAGTCATTATTGCCATGCCGTCTGCCAGCCACAAAAAAATAAATGATATATACACCGGCTGTGCCCAAACAAACTGCAAGGTAAAGATACTTCCGTCGGTTTCACAGCTGATTGATGAATCTGTTGTCATGCAGAAAATAAGGGATGTGAATATAGAAGACCTTTTGGGAAGGGAACCTGTACATCTTGATATTGAAGAGATAGGTTCGTATCTGAAGGACCGGGTGGTAATGGTTACCGGGGGAGGAGGCTCAATCGGTTCGGAGCTGTGCAGGCAGATAGCGAATTTTTTGCCGAAGAGGCTTGTTATTTTGGATAATTATGAAAACAATGCATATGACATACAGAATGAACTTTTGTACAAGCATCCGGATTTAAAGCTTGACACAGTGATTGCCAATATCAGAGAAAAACAGAGAATGGAAAACATATTTAAAAAATACAGGCCAGACGTTGTATTTCATGCTGCGGCCCATAAACATGTCCCTCTTATGGAGGACAATCCTACGGAGGCGATAAAAAATAATGTGTTTGGCACCTTAAATGTGGCTGAATGTGCGGACAAGTATGGAACTAAAAGGTTTGTACTTATATCCACGGACAAGGCCGTCAACCCTACGAATATTATGGGTGCGACAAAAAGAATTGCAGAAATGATTATCCAGGCGATGAATGAAAACAGCAAAACCGAGTTTGTTGCGGTAAGGTTTGGAAACGTGCTTGGAAGCAACGGAAGTGTTGTACCACTGTTTAAAAAGCAGATAGAAAGGGGAGGACCGGTAACGGTCACCCATCCGGAAATCACCAGATTCTTTATGACAATTCCGGAGGCTGTGCAGCTGGTACTACAAGCTGGGGCAATGGCAAAGGGCGGAGAAATATTTGTTCTTGATATGGGTGAACCTGTGAAAATAAGTGAGCTTGCCCGAAACTTGATAAGACTTTCGGGTTTTGAGCCGGATGTCGATATAAAGATTGAGTATATAGGTTTGAGACCCGGCGAAAAGCTTTATGAGGAACTTATGCTCAGTGAGGAAGGGCTTTTGGCAACCAAAAACGACAAAATATATGTTACAAAGCCTGTTCATATTGATTTTAAGGTGCTCCAGAGGGAGCTGGATTGCCTTAAGGATATTATGGTTACAAATTCTGAAGAGATTTCAGAATATATTAAACTTATTGTGCCTACGTACAAGAAAGCGGGAAACGGAAATTAA
- a CDS encoding two-component system regulatory protein YycI, with protein sequence MDMDWAKTKNIFIMLFFLLNVFLSIILIYTLNGNNITKDTIDDARQALAERGVAIICDIPDFNGSVGTLTYHDAGFDKKKVIENLLGDKKSSENLARLPNIKYEDKELSFPDQYSFVFRDGSPERTLHDLNSAENVLNLVSNMLKGTGVPVTDYHLDTVEEEGNLKTYVFKQKYKGFWIHENHITVGLSDKGIAYLEVRYRKINGIINSKKIMPVYQVLIHHHDSIRNITITRIDLGFKEHKMEDGSRELDDIPVWRIEYKNQGKKQNKFFKAYDGTEIE encoded by the coding sequence ATGGATATGGACTGGGCTAAAACTAAAAATATTTTTATAATGCTGTTTTTTCTTTTGAATGTTTTTTTAAGTATTATTCTTATATACACACTAAACGGCAACAATATTACAAAAGATACAATTGATGATGCCCGGCAGGCTTTGGCGGAAAGGGGTGTTGCCATAATCTGCGACATACCGGATTTTAACGGCAGTGTGGGTACACTTACTTATCATGATGCGGGTTTTGATAAAAAAAAGGTGATTGAAAATCTGCTGGGGGACAAAAAGAGCAGTGAAAATCTGGCCAGACTGCCCAATATAAAGTATGAAGACAAGGAACTTAGTTTTCCGGACCAATATTCCTTTGTTTTCAGGGACGGGTCACCGGAGAGGACATTACACGATTTAAACAGTGCGGAGAATGTACTGAACCTTGTGTCAAACATGCTTAAAGGAACAGGAGTGCCGGTTACGGATTATCATTTGGATACGGTTGAGGAGGAAGGTAACCTTAAAACTTATGTTTTCAAGCAAAAATACAAGGGTTTTTGGATCCATGAAAACCATATTACTGTTGGCTTAAGTGACAAAGGCATAGCATATCTTGAAGTAAGATACAGAAAGATTAACGGTATAATTAACAGCAAGAAAATAATGCCTGTGTACCAGGTGCTTATACATCACCATGATTCTATAAGAAATATTACTATTACAAGGATTGATCTGGGCTTTAAGGAACACAAGATGGAAGACGGCAGCAGGGAGCTGGATGACATTCCTGTTTGGCGTATTGAGTATAAAAACCAGGGAAAGAAACAAAACAAGTTTTTTAAGGCATATGACGGAACAGAAATAGAATAA
- a CDS encoding glycosyltransferase family 4 protein → MKIMYVIDAGPVNGGAPISTSILANQFAGDDNEVIMVMPKNKDTEILDKRIKRIELARFSDYFPLDVFHPIKALLLAKDLKAVIEKEKPDVIHANMPRGARAIGLLKLLGMISDKIKLVYTDREHISQFSPLVRMLYIFFIARRYDAIICITEKSMEYWRKKARKAKISVVPNTAGKYYETYEPDMHSIVRKKLMIPDKKLTLMFAGRMIEAKNWPLAKEIVSKLSKEDVHIIIAISYFNQEQECKTKDFLESIRRLGVSYTFKENIPQEEMNELYYAADIFVLTSNRESFGRTAIEAMSRKCAVLGRNVGGLPEVIQKEANIFDCDADKFVNRILEYKKNTEELEKDKDWFYERFANNYTAEIYKRKHEDVYRF, encoded by the coding sequence ATGAAGATTATGTATGTGATTGATGCCGGTCCGGTTAACGGTGGTGCACCGATTTCCACTTCAATATTGGCCAATCAGTTTGCGGGTGATGATAATGAGGTTATTATGGTCATGCCTAAAAATAAAGATACTGAGATTTTGGATAAAAGAATAAAGAGGATTGAACTTGCACGGTTTTCTGACTATTTTCCTCTTGATGTTTTTCATCCAATAAAAGCTTTGCTTCTTGCAAAAGATTTGAAAGCAGTCATTGAAAAGGAAAAACCCGATGTTATACATGCAAATATGCCTCGCGGAGCAAGAGCAATTGGGTTATTGAAATTGCTTGGAATGATATCTGATAAAATAAAGCTTGTTTACACAGACAGGGAGCATATTTCACAATTCAGTCCCCTGGTACGGATGCTGTATATTTTCTTTATTGCAAGAAGATATGATGCTATAATATGTATCACGGAGAAGAGCATGGAATACTGGAGAAAAAAAGCGAGGAAAGCCAAGATAAGTGTAGTACCCAATACAGCGGGAAAATATTATGAGACTTATGAACCTGATATGCATTCTATAGTCCGAAAAAAGCTAATGATTCCTGACAAAAAATTGACGTTAATGTTTGCCGGAAGAATGATTGAAGCAAAGAACTGGCCATTGGCTAAAGAAATTGTGAGCAAACTGTCTAAGGAGGATGTTCACATTATCATTGCAATTTCGTACTTTAATCAGGAGCAAGAGTGTAAGACAAAAGACTTTCTGGAAAGTATCCGAAGGCTTGGTGTGAGTTACACCTTTAAAGAGAATATTCCGCAAGAAGAAATGAATGAACTGTATTATGCGGCCGATATTTTTGTTTTAACTTCAAACAGGGAATCTTTTGGCAGAACAGCAATAGAAGCAATGAGCAGAAAATGTGCTGTTTTGGGGCGTAATGTTGGAGGACTTCCCGAGGTAATACAAAAAGAGGCAAACATATTTGATTGTGATGCCGACAAATTTGTAAACCGTATATTGGAGTACAAAAAAAACACGGAGGAATTGGAGAAAGACAAAGATTGGTTTTATGAGCGTTTTGCAAATAATTATACGGCTGAAATATATAAAAGAAAACACGAAGATGTTTACCGGTTTTAA
- the yycF gene encoding response regulator YycF, with protein sequence MSAKILVVDDEKNIVDILKFNLAKEGFSTLEANDGEQAIELALSEKPDLILLDIMLPKLDGFTVCRKLRESISTPIIMITAKEEEVDKVLGLELGADDYITKPFSTRELMARVKANLRRVASSAETQKKQSNYLKFGDLEIDIEHYEVRRNNEVIELTLREFELVKFLALQPGQIFSRETLLEKVWGYEYYGDVRTVDVTVRRVREKIEKDPSNPCYIMTKRGVGYYFNKLS encoded by the coding sequence ATGAGCGCGAAAATCCTTGTTGTTGATGACGAGAAAAATATAGTTGACATTCTCAAATTTAATTTGGCAAAAGAGGGTTTTTCCACGCTTGAAGCAAATGACGGCGAACAAGCTATTGAACTTGCGCTAAGTGAAAAGCCGGATTTGATACTGCTGGACATAATGCTTCCCAAATTGGACGGCTTTACCGTTTGCCGCAAATTGAGGGAAAGTATATCCACTCCCATTATAATGATTACTGCAAAGGAAGAGGAAGTTGACAAGGTATTGGGATTGGAGCTTGGAGCGGATGATTATATAACAAAGCCTTTCAGCACGAGGGAGCTGATGGCGAGAGTAAAAGCCAATTTAAGAAGGGTTGCTTCCTCTGCGGAGACTCAAAAGAAGCAAAGCAATTATTTGAAATTCGGAGACTTGGAGATAGATATCGAACATTATGAAGTAAGAAGAAACAATGAGGTAATTGAGCTGACATTAAGGGAATTTGAACTTGTAAAATTCCTGGCATTGCAGCCGGGCCAGATATTTTCAAGGGAGACCCTTTTGGAAAAGGTCTGGGGTTATGAATATTACGGCGACGTCCGTACGGTGGATGTGACTGTAAGAAGAGTGAGGGAGAAGATTGAAAAGGATCCGAGCAATCCTTGCTACATTATGACCAAAAGAGGGGTAGGATATTATTTCAACAAATTAAGTTAA
- a CDS encoding Spo0E family sporulation regulatory protein-aspartic acid phosphatase gives MSKELMYILITKMHLRLNALIEKNNYDLLNEEVLQYSQRLDKILSLYNRIVQKDKSYAFSVSHLNKAAKCN, from the coding sequence ATGTCCAAGGAGTTAATGTATATTCTCATTACCAAGATGCACCTCAGGTTAAACGCCTTAATCGAAAAAAACAACTATGACCTCTTGAACGAAGAAGTTTTGCAATACAGCCAGCGGTTGGACAAAATTCTGTCCCTTTACAACAGGATTGTCCAAAAGGACAAGTCCTATGCTTTCAGCGTAAGTCATCTTAATAAAGCCGCAAAATGCAATTAA
- a CDS encoding UDP-N-acetylglucosamine 1-carboxyvinyltransferase: protein MEKFVVTGGRPLEGEVNINGAKNSVVAIIPAAILVDGPCTIENIPNINDVKTLISILKDLGAEIKFESKDTLSINSQNIKSYTATYDMVKCLRASYYLMGALLGRFKKAEVSLPGGCDFGFRPIDQHIKGFEALGAKVKIDHGVVKLEAEKLVGAQIYMDVVSVGATINIMLAAVKAEGTTIIENASKEPHVVDVANFLNAMGANIKGAGTDVIKIKGVPGLPGGTSHSIIPDMIEAGTFMIAAAATKGDVTVKNIIPKHVESLSAKLVEMNVKVQEGGDYVRVIGTDKIERANIKTLPYPGFPTDLHPPTSVLLCLADGTSTVTEGIWDSRFQYVDELKRMGAKIKVEGRIAIIEGVGKLSGAPVKATDLRAGAALVIAGLVAEGVTEVYNIRYIDRGYENIEGKLSKLGAQIVRK from the coding sequence TTGGAAAAGTTTGTTGTTACAGGAGGAAGGCCTCTCGAAGGTGAGGTCAATATAAACGGGGCCAAAAATTCTGTCGTTGCAATCATTCCTGCGGCCATATTGGTCGACGGACCGTGTACGATAGAGAATATACCAAATATCAATGATGTTAAAACGCTGATTAGTATATTGAAAGATTTGGGTGCCGAGATTAAATTTGAAAGCAAGGACACTCTTTCAATAAATTCTCAGAATATCAAGTCTTATACTGCCACATATGACATGGTGAAATGCCTGAGGGCGTCCTATTACTTGATGGGAGCGCTTTTGGGCAGGTTTAAAAAAGCGGAGGTTTCGCTCCCGGGAGGGTGTGATTTCGGATTCAGGCCGATAGATCAGCATATTAAAGGATTTGAGGCTTTAGGTGCGAAAGTAAAAATAGATCACGGTGTTGTAAAGCTTGAAGCCGAAAAGCTGGTGGGCGCTCAGATATATATGGACGTGGTAAGTGTCGGGGCTACCATTAACATAATGCTTGCGGCTGTAAAAGCTGAGGGAACGACGATTATTGAAAATGCCTCGAAGGAGCCGCATGTCGTTGATGTGGCGAATTTCCTCAATGCAATGGGGGCAAATATAAAAGGTGCCGGAACCGATGTTATAAAGATAAAGGGTGTTCCGGGTTTGCCGGGAGGAACATCCCATTCGATAATTCCTGATATGATAGAGGCCGGTACGTTTATGATTGCCGCCGCTGCCACAAAGGGAGATGTAACTGTCAAAAATATAATACCAAAGCATGTCGAGTCACTAAGTGCGAAGCTTGTTGAAATGAATGTAAAAGTTCAGGAAGGCGGAGATTATGTAAGGGTTATCGGCACTGATAAGATAGAAAGGGCAAATATCAAGACTTTGCCCTATCCGGGATTTCCCACCGACTTGCATCCTCCGACATCCGTGCTGCTTTGCCTCGCCGACGGTACGAGCACTGTAACCGAAGGAATTTGGGATTCGAGGTTCCAGTATGTGGATGAACTCAAAAGAATGGGAGCGAAAATCAAGGTTGAGGGCAGAATAGCGATTATTGAAGGAGTGGGAAAACTTTCCGGAGCACCTGTGAAGGCTACGGATTTGAGGGCGGGAGCGGCCCTGGTTATAGCCGGACTGGTTGCAGAAGGTGTGACTGAAGTGTATAATATAAGATACATAGATCGCGGTTATGAGAACATAGAGGGAAAGCTAAGCAAATTAGGTGCGCAGATAGTAAGAAAATAA
- a CDS encoding lipopolysaccharide biosynthesis protein: MGKKITKNEVLASLFWKLIERSGTQGINFLVSIVLARLLQPQEYGLIALISIFIALANVFIQTGLNTALIQKKDVDEKDYSTVFYASLGVAGFLYVILFFASPFIASFYDQDLLVPVLRALSITLFFGAVNSIQIAVISRNMQFKKLFYSNFGAIIISGLVGIFMAFNGFGVWALVAQQLVNQFFSTAIMWFTVKWRPKLLFKFERLRGLFSYGWKILASNLITTLFLDLRSLIISKIYSTDLLGYFNKGKQFPYVIITNINGSIQSVMLPAYSSMQDNKERIKGMVRRSITTSTFIIFPMMIGLALVAEPLVKIVLTDKWLPCVPFLQIFCMSYMFMPFHTANLEAIKALGYSDLILKIEIIKKVLELLILLISLKFGVYAIAFGAFITSLISTIINSYPNTKLLNYSYKEQLADIMPSLMLSVVMGLVVYSVKLMVLSAWLTLLIQVCVGVIIYMVLAQIFKIETSIYLFNTLKSVLEFSRNKRKIQD; this comes from the coding sequence ATGGGTAAAAAGATAACTAAAAATGAAGTTTTGGCGTCACTTTTTTGGAAGCTTATAGAAAGAAGTGGAACCCAAGGAATAAACTTTTTGGTATCAATAGTATTGGCGAGGCTGCTTCAGCCTCAAGAATATGGATTGATTGCTTTAATATCAATTTTTATTGCTTTAGCGAATGTATTTATACAAACCGGATTAAACACTGCCTTAATACAAAAGAAAGATGTCGATGAGAAAGATTATTCTACGGTATTTTATGCAAGTTTGGGAGTGGCAGGGTTTTTGTATGTTATACTGTTTTTTGCTTCTCCTTTTATTGCAAGCTTTTATGATCAGGATTTACTTGTACCTGTTTTAAGAGCACTGTCAATTACATTGTTTTTTGGAGCGGTAAATTCTATACAAATTGCTGTAATATCTCGCAACATGCAGTTTAAAAAACTGTTTTACAGTAACTTTGGTGCCATAATAATCTCCGGTTTAGTAGGTATTTTTATGGCTTTCAATGGATTTGGAGTATGGGCGTTGGTAGCACAGCAACTCGTGAACCAATTTTTTTCAACTGCCATTATGTGGTTTACAGTTAAATGGAGACCAAAATTGTTATTTAAATTTGAACGATTGCGAGGTTTATTTTCTTATGGATGGAAAATACTTGCGTCCAATTTGATAACTACACTGTTTTTGGATTTGAGAAGTTTAATAATAAGTAAAATATATAGCACTGACTTGCTGGGTTACTTCAATAAAGGAAAACAATTTCCATATGTAATCATAACCAATATTAACGGTTCAATTCAGTCTGTGATGCTGCCGGCATACTCGTCCATGCAGGATAATAAAGAGCGGATAAAAGGAATGGTTCGACGTTCCATAACTACAAGTACATTTATTATCTTTCCGATGATGATAGGCCTTGCATTGGTAGCCGAGCCGTTGGTGAAAATAGTCCTGACAGATAAATGGCTGCCGTGTGTGCCTTTTTTACAAATTTTTTGCATGTCCTATATGTTTATGCCTTTTCATACAGCCAATCTTGAGGCAATCAAAGCACTAGGGTACAGCGACTTGATTTTAAAAATAGAAATAATCAAGAAAGTTCTCGAACTTTTAATTTTGCTGATCAGTTTAAAATTTGGAGTATATGCAATTGCATTTGGAGCGTTTATTACAAGTTTAATTTCTACAATAATAAATTCATACCCTAATACAAAGCTCCTTAATTATAGCTATAAAGAACAATTGGCAGATATAATGCCTTCGTTGATGTTGTCTGTTGTGATGGGATTGGTGGTTTACAGTGTTAAATTAATGGTATTGTCTGCTTGGTTGACTCTTTTGATTCAAGTTTGTGTAGGTGTAATTATATATATGGTTTTGGCACAAATTTTTAAAATTGAAACTTCGATTTACTTATTTAACACTCTCAAAAGTGTTTTAGAATTCAGTAGAAATAAAAGAAAAATCCAAGATTAA
- a CDS encoding glycosyltransferase family 4 protein has product MNIGFVTTWLERGATYVTKTYMELLAPRHNLYVFARGGEYADKRKDDPYFPNITWGLRLAGTRIDWRQFSKWIKKNNIEVVFFNEQSDFECLYKLKIHYPDVILGAYIDYYKEDTVKKFEIYDFLICNTKRHYSVFNWHPAAYYVPWGTDLSVFNYKKSPKPREELVFFHSMGMSPRKGTDILINAFIKGEFYKKNARLIIHTQIDISNLISKDDALKFNIEIINKEVPHPGLYYLGDVYVYPTTLDGLGLTVYEALASGLPVIATDVAPMNEIITEDNGKLVKVSSFRCRKDAYYWPQAFVDEDALIAAMQFYVENRDKIDFYRSQARKYAEEKLNIFDRRDEVLYIFENAKAIDRNVNEISALLKDSKRYRRELVNRYFVEEYFPNIIKHFIRQYMEGRRKNVQRKEI; this is encoded by the coding sequence ATGAACATAGGGTTTGTTACAACTTGGCTGGAGAGGGGAGCTACTTATGTGACCAAAACATATATGGAATTATTGGCTCCCAGGCACAATTTATACGTCTTTGCCCGCGGGGGCGAGTACGCAGATAAAAGAAAAGACGACCCATATTTTCCGAATATTACATGGGGTTTGAGACTTGCCGGAACAAGAATTGATTGGCGTCAGTTTTCAAAATGGATAAAGAAAAATAATATCGAAGTCGTATTTTTTAACGAGCAATCTGACTTCGAATGCCTGTATAAATTAAAAATACATTATCCTGATGTTATATTGGGTGCATATATAGATTATTACAAAGAAGATACCGTTAAAAAGTTTGAAATTTATGACTTTTTAATATGCAATACTAAGAGACATTATTCAGTGTTTAATTGGCACCCTGCCGCCTACTATGTTCCCTGGGGAACAGATTTGAGTGTGTTTAATTACAAAAAAAGCCCAAAACCAAGGGAAGAACTGGTATTTTTTCATTCAATGGGAATGTCACCCCGTAAAGGCACAGATATTCTGATTAATGCTTTTATTAAGGGAGAGTTTTATAAAAAGAATGCCAGGCTGATTATTCACACACAGATAGATATCAGCAATTTGATTAGTAAGGATGATGCACTGAAATTCAATATTGAAATAATTAACAAAGAGGTTCCGCATCCAGGTTTGTATTATCTCGGAGACGTTTATGTATATCCTACAACACTTGATGGATTAGGCTTGACGGTCTACGAGGCACTTGCGTCGGGTTTGCCTGTTATTGCCACTGATGTTGCTCCGATGAATGAGATTATTACGGAGGATAATGGAAAATTGGTCAAGGTAAGCAGTTTTAGGTGTAGAAAGGATGCTTATTACTGGCCGCAAGCTTTTGTGGATGAAGATGCTCTTATAGCAGCAATGCAGTTTTATGTGGAAAACAGAGATAAAATAGATTTTTACAGAAGTCAAGCAAGGAAATATGCTGAAGAGAAATTAAACATTTTTGACCGCAGAGATGAAGTTCTTTATATATTTGAAAACGCCAAGGCAATAGATAGAAATGTAAATGAGATATCAGCCTTACTCAAAGACAGTAAAAGATATCGGAGGGAATTGGTGAATAGATACTTTGTCGAAGAGTATTTTCCTAACATTATTAAGCATTTTATCAGGCAATACATGGAAGGAAGAAGAAAAAATGTACAACGAAAAGAAATTTAG
- the pnpS gene encoding two-component system histidine kinase PnpS translates to MILKRLQFLTSLQWRLVTIFILLALVLAVSASVSLNYFVELFFYDTFKAGIENGFEYWGIDDEDQPTKEEIVSFLTANNKANAMSLFFINNFRTFTIIDKNTNEIIYTDVKSPYRETLREDIIQSRNYLAALAGGKGDKGKLIRIGDKSFFDYARRIGNTDYILYFRYDREEWAGAIEAFNDIIKLSFLIAVILSLIFGYALSKTITVPIVNLMHKAREMAAGHFGQVMEVKSDDEIGKLTKAFNFMSRELRKTLNQISREKSKIETILNYMTDGVIAFNINGEVIHINPVAKAILGIEKCDFDFNEFSKRYNLDVSIEEVKYLEIYNAKEVSTNIGEKYVKIYFALFTDEENNADGVIAVLHDITEQQKLENMRKEFVANVSHELRTPLTSIKSYAETLLDGALEDRELAGKFLSVINSEADRMTRLVKDLLQLSRLDNNQMKWDMQKISFEDLVRNCVEKVKFESEEKNQTLECFTIGEELEIVADKDRMEQVVLNILTNAIKYTPEGGKITVYIGRMYSEVYVKVVDSGIGIPREDLGRIFERFYRTDKARSREMGGTGLGLAIAKEIVEAHKGSISVASEPGKGTEVTVKLPAACN, encoded by the coding sequence ATGATTTTGAAGCGTTTGCAGTTTCTGACAAGTCTTCAGTGGCGGCTTGTAACTATTTTCATACTTTTGGCATTGGTGTTGGCGGTGTCGGCAAGTGTCTCGCTAAATTATTTTGTGGAATTGTTTTTTTATGACACCTTTAAAGCGGGAATAGAGAATGGTTTTGAGTATTGGGGCATAGATGATGAGGACCAGCCGACAAAAGAAGAAATTGTTTCGTTTCTTACGGCTAACAACAAAGCAAATGCAATGTCCCTGTTTTTTATAAACAATTTCAGAACATTTACCATAATTGACAAGAACACCAATGAAATAATATACACCGATGTAAAGTCTCCTTACAGGGAAACACTGAGGGAGGATATTATACAGTCAAGAAACTATCTTGCCGCACTGGCGGGAGGTAAAGGAGACAAGGGAAAATTAATCAGAATCGGGGACAAGTCCTTTTTTGACTATGCAAGACGAATTGGCAATACGGATTATATTTTATACTTCAGGTATGACCGGGAAGAGTGGGCCGGAGCAATAGAAGCTTTTAATGATATAATAAAGCTGAGTTTTCTGATTGCTGTTATATTGTCATTGATTTTTGGATATGCACTGTCGAAAACGATAACCGTCCCGATTGTCAATCTCATGCACAAGGCCAGGGAAATGGCGGCGGGGCATTTCGGACAGGTAATGGAGGTTAAATCCGACGATGAAATAGGAAAGCTTACAAAAGCTTTCAACTTCATGAGCAGGGAGCTTAGGAAAACTTTAAACCAGATATCGAGGGAAAAAAGCAAGATTGAGACTATTCTTAACTATATGACCGACGGTGTGATTGCGTTTAACATAAATGGTGAGGTAATTCACATAAATCCTGTGGCAAAAGCAATATTGGGAATTGAAAAGTGCGATTTTGATTTCAACGAGTTTTCGAAAAGATATAATTTAGATGTTTCGATAGAAGAGGTCAAATACCTTGAAATATACAACGCAAAGGAAGTAAGTACCAATATAGGCGAAAAATACGTCAAAATATATTTTGCTCTTTTTACTGACGAGGAAAACAATGCTGACGGCGTAATTGCCGTGCTTCACGATATAACCGAACAGCAAAAGCTTGAAAACATGCGCAAGGAGTTTGTTGCAAATGTGTCCCATGAACTAAGGACACCTCTGACTTCTATCAAGAGCTATGCCGAGACACTTCTGGACGGAGCTTTGGAGGACAGGGAACTTGCCGGGAAATTCTTAAGTGTTATTAATTCGGAAGCCGACAGAATGACAAGGCTTGTAAAAGATCTGCTCCAGCTTTCAAGGCTCGACAACAATCAAATGAAGTGGGATATGCAGAAAATATCCTTTGAAGACTTGGTAAGAAACTGCGTGGAAAAAGTTAAATTTGAATCTGAAGAGAAAAATCAGACGCTGGAGTGTTTTACCATAGGGGAGGAACTGGAGATTGTTGCCGACAAAGACCGCATGGAGCAAGTGGTTTTGAATATTCTTACCAATGCCATAAAGTATACTCCTGAAGGAGGCAAAATTACAGTTTATATTGGAAGAATGTACAGCGAGGTTTATGTAAAAGTGGTCGACTCAGGTATAGGAATTCCAAGGGAGGATCTTGGCAGAATATTTGAAAGATTCTACAGGACGGACAAGGCCCGTTCAAGAGAAATGGGCGGTACAGGTCTTGGATTGGCAATTGCAAAAGAAATCGTGGAAGCTCATAAAGGCTCGATATCTGTCGCAAGTGAGCCTGGAAAAGGTACGGAAGTTACCGTGAAGCTGCCGGCGGCGTGTAACTGA